The Ranitomeya imitator isolate aRanImi1 chromosome 6, aRanImi1.pri, whole genome shotgun sequence genome window below encodes:
- the LOC138643221 gene encoding fucolectin-like: protein MNPLLCLVLLASVVLGCDPAPGATNLARTGVASQVSDYPYSTRSGVAKNAIDGNKDTDFNSNSCTHTNLEKDPWWKLDLKQSYKISIVVLTNRMDCCPEKLMGAEVRIGNSPDNNNPVCGSVSSVASSTLTFCCTGMEGRYISVVIPGRSEYLSMCEVEAYSYSVTIRNKSIVCW from the exons ATGAATCCTCTGCTGTGTCTGGTTCTGCTGGCATCTGTGGTTCTGGGATGTGATCCTGCACCTGGAG CCACGAATCTAGCACGGACCGGCGTGGCCTCCCAGGTGTCGGACTATCCGTATTCCACCAGGAGCGGAGTGGCCAAGAACGCCATCGATGGGAACAAAGACACCGACTTCAATAGTAATTCCTGCACTCACACCAACCTGGAGAAGGATCCCTGGTGGAAGCTGGACCTGAAGCAGAGCTACAAGATCTCCATCGTTGTCCTGACAAACAGGATGGACTGTTGTCCGGAGAAACTGATGGGGGCTGAGGTCCGAATCGGAAACTCCCCTGACAACAACAACCCGGT GTGCGGCAGTGTCTCCAGTGTTGCTTCTTCCACCTTGACCTTCTGCTGTACTGGGATGGAGGGTCGGTACATCAGCGTGGTGATTCCCGGACGCTCAGAGTACCTGTCCATGTGCGAGGTTGAGGCTTATTCTTACTCGGTCACTATCAGGAATAAGAGCATTGTCTGCTGGTAG